In Panacibacter ginsenosidivorans, the following proteins share a genomic window:
- a CDS encoding RNA polymerase sigma factor, giving the protein MEVVRNYSDTELIHILKDNRQIDAGIKFIYREYYGLLENYVTNNKGSREDAADVIQETIVAFIEIIAENKFRGDSSVKSFLYSITRNLWLSELRKRTSTDNRNRIFEKAKDTTEQETVQHLVKREYYNSIQQVFEKLGDKCKQLLMLVYYEDLSMKDIVERMPDYQNEQVLRNKKYKCMKQLEQMIQDNEQLRTQFKNALRHAG; this is encoded by the coding sequence ATGGAGGTTGTTAGAAATTACTCAGATACGGAGCTGATACATATTCTAAAAGATAACAGGCAAATAGATGCGGGTATTAAGTTCATTTACAGGGAATATTACGGTTTGCTGGAAAATTATGTAACGAATAACAAAGGCTCAAGAGAAGACGCTGCCGATGTGATACAGGAAACAATAGTCGCGTTTATTGAAATAATAGCAGAGAATAAATTTCGCGGCGATTCGAGTGTAAAATCTTTCCTGTATTCCATTACGCGAAATCTCTGGCTATCTGAACTTAGAAAAAGAACAAGCACCGATAACAGGAACAGGATTTTTGAAAAAGCAAAAGACACAACAGAACAGGAAACTGTACAACATCTTGTAAAAAGAGAATATTACAACTCAATACAACAGGTTTTTGAAAAACTTGGTGATAAATGTAAACAGCTTCTAATGCTGGTTTATTATGAAGATCTTTCTATGAAAGACATTGTTGAAAGAATGCCTGACTATCAAAATGAACAGGTGCTGCGTAACAAAAAATATAAATGTATGAAGCAGCTTGAACAAATGATACAGGATAATGAACAATTACGAACACAATTTAAAAACGCACTAAGACATGCAGGATAA